AGATCCACTTCTGCTTGTAGTTCTTTCTGTTGATGGCAAGAAGAGCGTGAAAGAACTTCTTGAAGCCATCTACCCTTACTCCAATAAAGAGGAATGTGTATTAACACTGGAGCCCATTGCCGGCAACCAGAATGCTGTGTATCAATACCTGTCCAAAGACCACAGCCTGGCATCTTCAAGCCCTAATCATAGCACAAACAGCTGGGGACACAACATCTCAGACAACCAAGAGCTGTATACAATGGAGATCCCCTTGGGAGAGGAAGAAAACGGTTATATACACGATGAAAGAGAGAACGTTGACATAATAGAGAGAGTAGATGCAGACGAAAGCAAGGTGCATCAGGATAGTGAAGAACCCGAGGAGACAACAGAAGAAGCAGGTGATCTGGCTTACAAATGCATCCTCTGCAACAGGACTTACAGAGTTCGAGGCCACCTTAAAAGACACATGCAGACTGTTCATAAGGTTGTGTCCTCTAGTTTGACAAGCAAATCTAAGAAGATGACCAATGGCAAACTTGCAGACAATCCCAATGCAAGCCCAAGCTCTTCATCTGACTCCCAGAGCTCGAAGAATCCCAAGGAGAACAAGGATCCAAAATTCACTATAGGTTTTGACTTCAAGACGTGCTTCTGCAAGCTCTGCAGACGGACATTCAGCTCCGAGCAGAACCTGGAGAAGCACATTGAGCTGCACACAGATAACGGTACTGACTTCTTCGTCAAGTTTTACTGCTGTCCGCTCTGCCACTATAAAACACGCCGCAAGAGAGATGTGCTGCGCCATCTCTCAGACTTCCACAAGAAGAAATCCTTGTACTTGAGCAAGATCTCCCAGTCGCTGGAGGACTATTCAATCAAGAAGCCAGCGGATGTTGTGTTGAGCAAGGATCTGTCCAAAGATCGAGATCAACAGGAGTTAAAAGCTAACTCCAAGCATGCTTCGCCATACGTGACACGAAAGAACCTGACGAAAACAGCACTGCGCAACAAGACCTTAAAGACTGGTAATAAGGTGCACCACAAAAAGGAAGTGAAAAAAGCGAAGCCTGATAGCCCCAAAGGCAGTGTCACCAAGAAATCAGTGCATGTGTGTGACGTCTGTGGGGAGAGCTTCATGAAGACAAGGTATCTGGGGTTGCACAAGAGAATGCATCTGAAAACCGCATCCAGGAGCGCAGGAGTCAGAACTAGGTCAAAGGCCATGCTTTGGTGAGTACATGTTAGTTAGTTAGCTTCTTTATAAAGCACAATAAAACAACAGGTTTTGACCATTGTGCTGTACAAACCTAAAAT
The Danio rerio strain Tuebingen ecotype United States chromosome 4, GRCz12tu, whole genome shotgun sequence genome window above contains:
- the znf800b gene encoding zinc finger protein 800b (The RefSeq protein has 5 substitutions compared to this genomic sequence), whose translation is MEEAPSNEKSCQTDVSPGSDHPIKTPVYSTEPGDPPLLQTPMLTSKSGIQQIIECFRTGTAQLKHILLKEVDTIFECKLCRSLFRGLPNLIKHREMYCFTRMPEHDVLSVDGKKSVKELLEAIYPYSNKEECVLTLEPIAGNQNAVYQYLSKDHSLASSSPNHSTNSWGHNISDNQELYTMEIPLGEEENGYIHDERENVDIIERVDADESKVHQESEEPEETTKEAGVQAYKCILCNRTYRVRGHLKRHMQTVHKVVSSSLTSKSKKMTNGKLADNPNASPSSSSDSQSSKNPKENKDPKFTIGFDFKTCFCKLCRRTFSSEQNLEKHIELHTDNGTDFFVKFYCCPLCHYKTRRKRDVLRHLSDFHKKKSLYLSKISQSLEDYSIKKPADVVLSKDLSKDRDQQELKANSKLASPYVTRKNLTKTALRNKTLKTGNKVHHKKEVKKAKPDSPKGSVTKKSVHVCDVCGESFMKTRYLGLHKRMHLKTASRSAGVRTRSKAML